CGGCAGCCGGTTGCCGCCCCGGGTCGCCGCCGCCACCAGGCCCCGCGCCACCGCCCGCGCCTCGTCGTGCAGGCCGTAGCGTGCCAGGCCCAAGGTGATCAGGGCGTTGTCGTGCGGCCACACCGAACCCCGGTGGTAGGAGAGCGGGTGGTACGCAGGCTGGCCGGCGGCCAGGGTGCGTACTCCCCAGCCCGAGAAGAAGTCCGGTTCGAGGAGGCGGTGGCCCACCGCCTCCCCGTACTCCTTGTCCAGGAGGCCCGACCACAGCAGGTGCCCGGCGTCCGACGCGAGCGCGTCGACCTGGTGTCCTTCGCCGTCCAGGGCGAGCGCGGGAAAGCCCGCCTCCGGCATCCAGAAGTCCCGCTGGAAGCGGTCCCGCAGGTCGGCCGCCGCCTGCGTCAGGAGGTCCGCGTACACCGTGTCGCCCCAGACCGTGCGCGCCAGCCACGCCGTACGGCCAAGGGCGTCGTACGCGTAGCCCTGCGCGCCCGCCGCCATCACGGGGCCCGTGGCGCGGCTGCCGTCGGCGGAGCAGATCGCGCCGGGGGAGTCCTTCCAGTTCTGGTTGGCGAGGCCGCCCTCGTCGGCGCGGTAGACGAGATAGCCGCGCGAGGTGAGGCCTCCGTGGTCGAGGATCCAGCCGATGGCGGCCCGCGCGTGCGGCTCCAGGCGGCGGGCAAGCGCGGTGTCGCCCGTCCGTTCCGTGTAGGCGCCGAGCAGGACGAGGAAGAGCGGGGTCGCGTCGACGGAGCCGTAGTAGCACCCGAACGGCACCTGCCCGAAGTGGGCCAGCTCCCCGTGCCGTACCTCGTGCACGATCTTGCCGGGCTGGGCGACCGCACCTTCGGTGGCCTCCGTCGCCTGGGTGGCGGCGAGCGCGGGGAGCGTCGCCGCGGCCAGGCGCGGCAGATAGGGGAGGGCGAAGAGCGAGGTCAGGAGGGCGTCGCGGCCCAGGAGCGTCATGAACCACGGGACCCCCGCCGCCGGTACGCTCAGCGGCTCGCCGTCCGGGCCCGACGCGGGCACCTGGAGTACGGCGAGGTCCGCGAGGCCCCGTCGGCACGCCGCCGCGAGCTCCGGCCAGCCATCGGGGATCTCGACGCCCGACGCGAACTCGGCCTCCAAGCTGGTGAGTTGGGCGGATGCTTCCGTGGGGCCCGTCGGCATGCTCGGCTCGGGCGCCCCGTGCGGATGCGCCGCGACGCGCAGTGTCATCTCCGCCGTGCCGTGCGCGTCGAGGCCTAAGGTCCAGACGAGCCGCCGCGCACCGGTGCCGGTCTCCTCGACCGCGTCCGGCGCGGGGTCCGCGGTGACCTTCGTGCGGGAGCACCACTCGCGGCGCCGGTAGGCGAACTCGATGCCCCGGGCCTCCTCGTCGTCGCCGGTGATGACCGTGCGCGACCTGACGGCGCCGGTCTTCGCGTACGT
This Streptomyces sp. NBC_01283 DNA region includes the following protein-coding sequences:
- a CDS encoding glycogen debranching N-terminal domain-containing protein — encoded protein: MTDRRQPLVRGGTFAALGAGGDISGVPGGTAPDGLFVRDARHLSRWQLTVDGAVPEVLAPVSDTDADAGIARCVLVPRGGRQEPASCTLFREQAVTEGTFVESLRLTSNRAVPTTVRIALTVDADFTDQFELRSDHRTYAKTGAVRSRTVITGDDEEARGIEFAYRRREWCSRTKVTADPAPDAVEETGTGARRLVWTLGLDAHGTAEMTLRVAAHPHGAPEPSMPTGPTEASAQLTSLEAEFASGVEIPDGWPELAAACRRGLADLAVLQVPASGPDGEPLSVPAAGVPWFMTLLGRDALLTSLFALPYLPRLAAATLPALAATQATEATEGAVAQPGKIVHEVRHGELAHFGQVPFGCYYGSVDATPLFLVLLGAYTERTGDTALARRLEPHARAAIGWILDHGGLTSRGYLVYRADEGGLANQNWKDSPGAICSADGSRATGPVMAAGAQGYAYDALGRTAWLARTVWGDTVYADLLTQAAADLRDRFQRDFWMPEAGFPALALDGEGHQVDALASDAGHLLWSGLLDKEYGEAVGHRLLEPDFFSGWGVRTLAAGQPAYHPLSYHRGSVWPHDNALITLGLARYGLHDEARAVARGLVAAATRGGNRLPEVLAGYDRDAHPGPVPYPHACVRESRSAAAPLALLSAVGG